From the Chelonoidis abingdonii isolate Lonesome George chromosome 12, CheloAbing_2.0, whole genome shotgun sequence genome, one window contains:
- the LOC116829176 gene encoding killer cell lectin-like receptor subfamily B member 1B allele C — protein sequence MTFPGMGGVGHFSSHMSCHYTVQPCSPPPVTAMDGEIVYADLNIAGDPSSRGKVAPSQHHGHPRCPRWHRLALGLTLAGNVVLLGVVTALAVWGSLNPSLTGAIPKMMENKTSAQPSPKGRGSSDLEKFRSHLWHHLCYTQNNKSAEGSSCKLCPKDWLLHGDKCYWVSKGIKGWEWSREDCLMKRAQLLVIDDWKEMAFVRNNTQNQHQVWIGLNITSPGRTWTWQDGSPLNQTQFPVFDPAKENNCASVKKNKIHSEICQTELKWICSKAAVLV from the exons ATGACATTTCCTGGTATGGGGGGTGTTGGCCATTTTAGTTCACACATGAgctgccattatacagtacaacCCTGCTCACCTCCTCCGGTGACAGCCATGGATGGGGAAATAGTCTACGCTGATTTAAACATCGCTGGAGATCCTTCCTCCAGAGGCAAAGTGGCTCCATCTCAGCATCACG GTCACCCGAGGTGCCCACGCTGGCATCGGCTGGCTCTGGGCCTCACATTGGCTGGGAACGTCGTGCTGCTGGGAGTTGTGACGGCGCTGGCTGTTTGGG GTTCTCTGAACCCATCACTGACCGGAGCCATCCCCAAAATGATGGAGAACAAAACCTCAGCTCAGCCCAGTCCTAAAGGAAGAGGATCCAGCGACTTGGAGAAGTTCCGCTCTCACCTGTGGCACCATTTGTGTTATACACAAAACAACAAGTCAGCAG AGGGTTCCAGCTGCAAACTCTGCCCCAAGGACTGGCTGCTGCATGGGGACAAGTGTTACTGGGTTTCCAAAGGGATtaaaggctgggagtggagccGTGAGGACTGTTTAATGAAGAGAGCACAACTGCTGGTGATTGATGACTGGAAGGAGATG GCCTTCGTACGAAATAATACACAAAACCAACATCAGGTGTGGATTGGACTTAACATCACATCTCCAGGCAGGACGTGGACCTGGCAGGACGGATCCCCGTTAAATCAAACACA GTTCCCAGTTTTCGATCCTGCTAAAGAGAACAACTGTGCCTCTGTGAAGAAGAACAAGATCCATTCTGAAATCTGCCAAACTGAGTTGAAATGGATTTGCTCAAAAGCAGCTGTCCTGGTTTAA